The Silene latifolia isolate original U9 population chromosome X, ASM4854445v1, whole genome shotgun sequence genome contains the following window.
ATTTTatgtttgcaaaaaaaaaaaaaattcctagaGTACTTTAACAACACAAAGTGCCATTGTTTTGTCACAAAGaagatacgagtaattattaggGGAGAAAAGAGATAGAAAgacaaagagaaagagaaagagagattgcAAAGTTAGGGATTCTCAAGCAACCCTTCCTTAAAATCCCTTTAAATTCTCTAAATTATTGATTAAATTTGTAACAAAATCCCTCtttataaaccctaattaatctcaATTAATTGGGATTTTTGTTCTTCAATTTCTATCTCTTTTCTCCCATGGCTTCACCATCTCAAGCATCACTTCTGCTTCAGAAGCAActtaaaggtaaaaaaaaaacctaaaaaaagAATCAAAATTTCATTAGATTAATCAAATTATTTTGTTTGATTAAGTAAAAATGAAATTGGGTTTGAATTAAAATTGTaatttgattgttttttttttacattgttttgcAGATCTTTGCAAGAACCCTGTTGATGGGTTTTCTGCTGGATTGgttaatgaaaataatatatTTGAATGGAATGTCACAATTATTGGCCCCCCTGATACACTTTAGTATGTATTCTCTATTTATTTTTGATAAATTTTGCatttttttgtgatttgaaatttgatAGATTATTGTTGTTGGATAATCTGGGGTCATAGGCTAGGTTACCGATTCACAATCCGCTTTTATAGAatgtgtgttatatgtattttcagcAAGCTACAGGATAGAATTCGTTCTTAATTATTCCcgatttgtagtgtacccaagcAAATCCGGTAACCTTGGACTAAATTAATGATCGTTTTTTACTAGTTGCTTATGATTTTGTATTGTGTTTATGTCTGATGTTTTTAATTGAGTTTTATGATCTAGATCATATCTTTGATTGATCAAAGCAAGAAAGATTATAGCTTTACTACTGGGAGGATGATTGGGTTTGTTTGGATGATCTGGTGTAGTTTATACTCCCTATGTCCCTATCATTTGTTTAGCTTTGATTAAATActccctacaatgagaatataaggtaaataaatgactgaGACGGAAAGAGTGATAATTTTGTCTTAGGGAGAATGTGATTAAGTTTGATGCTAAAGCTGATGCTGATTGTTGGTCTGCCTTGCTACTGGTGTCTTGTTTTTGGGATGGTGAATAGATATCGATTTCTTGTGGCCAACTGTTGCTTTGCTAGTTGTGTCGGTTACCTCGAAGTTAAGTAATCTTTGATGTTTTTTGGACTTTAAAAGGGGTTTCTAATGCTAAGAATGATTGTCTTGTGTAGTGAAGGGGGATTTTTCAATGCTATTATGACATTTCCACCGAACTATCCAAACAGTCCACCAACAGTGAGGTTTACATCGGATATATGGCATCCCAACGGTTAATTCTCTATTTCTTGATATATATGAGATTGAGTTTCATTTGTATCATACCACTATGCGGCTAAAACTACTTGCTGGTTCAATTTACAGTTTATCAGGATGGGCGGGTTTGCATATCAATCCTACATCCACCAGGTGACGACCCCAATGGGTATGAGCTTGCAAGTGAGCGATGGAGTCCTGTCCATACCGTAAGTGCTAAGTCCATTGGGACTTGAGTTTCCGTAGTTTTCATTGTTTAACAGTCTCCTTTACTCTATGATTGAGAACTGAAACCTATGTTACTCTGACTTGCAAGCGTCAGGCATGACACAATGTCAAGTGTAAGACACGCCTATTTTTGTGAAAAAAGTTCCTGTTTTTGGCCTCAATAGAAGTTCCGAGTTTCATGTCATGTTGGAATGTTGGACAAGTGACGCACTACTAAAGTGAAATATCAAAGTGACGTAGGTTAACACCTGCCAAGTTCATATGGTGCCAACACTTAATATTGTGATAGTGTCCATGGGGAGAGTCATATTTTCTCTGCAAGATTTAGCCTTTCTTGTTAATTTCTGTTCATAAATTATTGGTGTATTGTTTTAACGTGATGGTATAGTCGATCATGTATGTGTCTTGCATTGTTGGTGAAACAAGTAGAGAATTTTGTCCTTCTCCGTAGGTTCTTACCATCTTTAAAACTATCACAACCGCTGCCTTATGTTATTTGATGTGTTACTCCGACATTTCACTCAGTTGCCGTTTCGCGTATCCGATACATATCATGTCCGATACGACACGACACTTggacacttcattttagaccgAAAAATTGAAAACTTCGGACAAAATAGCCGTATCTGATACTTGCAGACGAGTTAGAGTAACATAGGTTATTTGTAATGTCACTGTTTGTTGAACTCTGTAAAAAGTTTAAACCTTCATGTGGGGGTGGGGGTGTAATTACAAACATGTTCCCAATTTTGAGGTAAGTGGAACTAGCAGATTTCTATTTAAAGTTCAATTCATACTCCTTGGTACAACCCCTCCCCCCATCCTCAGTTTGCCCTCCTCTCCAAAACAAGGAAAAAGAACATCGACTAAGTCCATTGATTGCTTTTTCTTCCTCGTACTTTTGAATTGTATCTGAAAGGACAAAAAATATTTTATGATCTAAATTTCACCTTAATGTGTCAGGTGGAAAGTATAGTGCTTAGTATTATTTCGATGCTCTCCGGTCCTAATGATGAATCGCCAGCAAATGTTGAAGCCGCGGTAAGTTCTTGTTTTTTCGGCTTTCATTGTTAATTTGTTATTGAGATCTAGAATTTCCAAATTTATATCTTTTTACCCtgtgttaaatttttttttttaagggaaTCCCTGTGTATTAAATGGTTTGGAGGGGAATGACAGAAATCTCTTATTTGGGTATTAAATTGGTTTGGAGGGTTCCTCCCTCCCCCTCTTTTTCTTCTCTCCTATTATATTATATCCAAACAGCTCCCATGTGTATAATAGAATATAATTGGGTTAAACAAAGTGATGTCTGCTTAGTTTGAGGTGTTGAAGCTAATCATGAGCGTAGTTTTAACGTATGTAGCACCCCTTAGAAAGACAGACAGGGATTAAGGAGCTTGGGATTCTTCTTGATTGTGGATTGTGTGAGGTAAATAAGTGCTGACTGAGCATGTGTATCCGATCCTCTTAGAAAAATAGATTGCTCGGTTAAACTTATGTGTATCCAACTGCTTACTTCAGCATTAGCTGTACCCAGATAAATTTGTAAGATAATTTATAAGATAGTTTGGAAGTACTACCCTTGAGTTGTGGCTCCCTTGACTTATTTATAAGGGAGTGTTGAAGTCATAAAGAGAGACTCACATCCATTTAATGTGTTTGTGTGCATTTACAGGTTTGCTCATGCGCTCGCTTATGTGCATTTATGGTTACTTAGTTCTATTTTTTCGTACCATATATAGTTCATGGGCGAATTGAATTCAAAATTAGTTTTGTTTCTGATATTGCAGAAGGAATGGAGAGAGGACAGGAACGGTTTTAGAAAAAAGGTTAGCCGGTGTGTAAGGAAATCGCAAGAAATGCTATGATTCGCCCACCCGCCTAGGGCCTGCTTCCCAGCTTTATTTACGCACTGTCATTTTGCGAACTTTTGGAGCAACTATTGTCATAGAATTATTATTTAATGGGATTGACAAGTACTTGAATTTGGAGGCTTTTTAGTGATATTAATTAATGTCAAAAAGTTCAAATGTCTCCTTGGCCCTTAATCTTGTCTGAGATGTGACTTCTTCAAAATTGTCATGAATTGTTATTAATTTTCTTGTTATTGAACCTTTTAAGTCGACTAAGTTTGATTCTGTGTTCAGCTCCAATTACAAACACTTGCGATTATAAGTGTCTCGTCTTCATTAAATCTATTACACGTGGAAGGGGCAAGGGTTTTCGTTAGTCTTACTGGCGACACTTCCATACAAGACTCGCTAAGTTCCCTAGCTCAATTTCAAATTCTTATTTGAGATGGCTGTAAGCACGAATCAGTCGTATAACAACTCATATATACTCGATTAGTGATGAGCTCATGAACTTGATTAGTGCTATAAGAATGTTGACCGGTTTCACTCTTGCAATGTTCTTCAGAGAGATTACTATGGCTCCAATATATGCGACTTAGATGTGCATGGCATTGCTTTGTGTGCCCAAAATTGAATCCTACAAAAAATCGAGTTCTGTTATTGGCTACTTATCGTTGATCGTCCATAATTAACGGGATTTACTCCTAAGAAATCAGGAACTACAACTCTACAAGAAATCGAGTATCGGACATCTGTCGGTTATCAACGAGTTAAGAAGGAAAAATAGGCAAAATGTGTGGCTGCTGGGATTCGAGCCCAGGTCTCCACGGCCACAACGTGGAATTCTAACCACTAAACTACAGCCACTTTGTTGATGATTGTGACAAACGTTATGTATATGACCCATATACTACTGAATAAATTTTAGAAATTTAAAATAAACCGAAAGGGCCATTAACAATCCATTTGTACATCTTATCTTGTCACATTATATTTGTCAAACTTATGTAATTTTTGACGTAATTTTATAATATATTTATTAACCATTGTATTTTAATTCAAAACATGATCAACGTTATACTTGATACTCTGTATATATATTCAATGTTATTAGTTCCATGTTGAATATGCAAAGTATTATACGACAGATTTATACGAAGTAATCATTTATCTTTTTAGATTATAGAAATTACGAGAATAAATTTAATATTGATGGAAATCaaactcaaataataaataacATGTCCCGTTACTTTATCGACTAATCGAGTCTCTACGTAAAGGAGTATGTCAAATGAAATAATCCGCATTACCTCGACTTTAGGATACGGTGTCGTGTCTGAAGGTCGCTATCTCGTATTCAGAGAAATAATAATGGTACAATAATACGTAAAAAATAGCGATTGATAAGAAATATATATACACAAAACTGATGAACCATTGCATTGTTAATAAGAAAATAGGTAGCTTAAGAGGACGATCATTAGCAAACCTTGTATGTCTCTGGTCACATTGCATAGTCCGATCAAAGTTAGCATTGTTAcccataaaattatctttcatgTACATCTTGTGAAACCAGTTGTGCCcacaattttaatttttattaataaaaataaaataaaataattacaatcTAAATCAACCAAAAAAATTTACAAAGCAAAAAataaacaattggtctcccttgtgacgggttaccatttgtgacggatattttgtgagataaaatggttacaaaatgggttagtagagaaaggggaccacatgaatagtgttgcagagagagaaaaagtgggtacattgtgaggtaaaatggtatccgtcttcactGGGGCGAAGGTAGGATTTAATTTCTGGggtagcaaaaaaaaaattaaaaagaaaaattaaaaaggAATATGTAGGTAGTGGGATTCGAACCCGAGGCGCTAGGTTGGCAATGAAAGCCTTTACCATTGAACCACAATATCTATTATACAATTAATGAGATAACATTTATTTATTACTGATTCAGCAATATTTGGGGTAGCAAAAATCCGTCTTCAAAACCAATTTTTTAAAGTTTGGGGTAGCGACCGCCACCCCTTGCTACTAGGTGACTTCGCCCCtgcgtcttcagcttgtgacggatatgtcatgtcttcaatgagaatttgtgaaaaataaaataaaaaattgttACCTTATAGACTCATCCTTGACCTTTTCG
Protein-coding sequences here:
- the LOC141622962 gene encoding ubiquitin-conjugating enzyme E2 7-like, producing MASPSQASLLLQKQLKDLCKNPVDGFSAGLVNENNIFEWNVTIIGPPDTLYEGGFFNAIMTFPPNYPNSPPTVRFTSDIWHPNVYQDGRVCISILHPPGDDPNGYELASERWSPVHTVESIVLSIISMLSGPNDESPANVEAAKEWREDRNGFRKKVSRCVRKSQEML